The proteins below are encoded in one region of Verrucomicrobiota bacterium:
- a CDS encoding pseudouridine synthase: MLLAFHKPYGVLSQFTPDGSPNRTLSAFGFPREVYPLGRLDADSEGLLLLSEEAGLNTRLLHPGQQHLRAYWVQVEGIPTESALAALRSGVEVQGRRTLPCSVRIIPPPRVADRHPPVRARKTVPDTWLELELSEGKNRQVRRMTAAVGHPTLRLLRFRIGRFELGELGPGQWVKLKESERRLVLAQPDRSSPDRISSPRGLH, from the coding sequence GTGCTGCTGGCTTTTCACAAACCTTACGGAGTGCTGTCTCAATTCACTCCAGACGGATCTCCCAATCGCACTCTTTCCGCATTTGGATTCCCCCGAGAGGTGTATCCACTGGGGAGGCTCGACGCCGACTCGGAAGGACTCCTGTTGCTGAGCGAGGAAGCGGGCCTGAACACCCGCCTTCTCCATCCCGGCCAACAGCATCTCCGCGCCTACTGGGTGCAGGTCGAGGGCATCCCAACTGAATCCGCGCTCGCCGCGCTGCGGTCCGGGGTCGAGGTGCAAGGACGACGCACACTTCCTTGTTCGGTCCGGATCATTCCTCCACCCCGCGTGGCGGATCGTCATCCGCCTGTCCGCGCCCGAAAAACAGTTCCGGACACCTGGCTTGAGCTCGAACTTTCAGAGGGAAAAAACCGCCAGGTCAGACGGATGACGGCCGCCGTCGGCCATCCCACACTTCGACTCCTGCGATTCCGCATCGGTCGATTCGAGTTGGGCGAACTTGGACCAGGCCAGTGGGTGAAACTGAAGGAATCAGAACGGCGCCTCGTCTTGGCTCAACCCGATCGATCGTCTCCCGACCGAATCAGCTCGCCGCGCGGTCTTCATTGA
- a CDS encoding sugar phosphate isomerase/epimerase, giving the protein MVCAHPIMKSLTFLRVAAFALAVGFQAALSAAAYQPKLGIQSWTLREMNFEQALEFASKHKLKYIQCTNKHIDPLAPLEESLKQKAQLEARGIQFYTFGVAGTSMNKEENRKLFQFAKAMGIKLIIVEPREAAQWDNLEELVKEYDIKLGIHNHGLNSVYGHPDTVKKILNARDARIGVCLDVGHVTGAGFDADKVFREYQGRVFDIHLKDKKIEQVDGKPTIVDVHIGSGSSNYAGLFEELRKARWDGVLAIETDNPLYARMPEEYVSRAIEFVKKHHP; this is encoded by the coding sequence ATGGTCTGCGCTCATCCAATCATGAAAAGCCTGACGTTCCTCCGCGTGGCCGCCTTCGCGCTGGCCGTGGGTTTCCAAGCCGCTCTTTCGGCCGCCGCGTATCAACCCAAGCTCGGCATCCAATCCTGGACCTTGCGCGAGATGAATTTCGAGCAAGCGCTCGAATTCGCCTCCAAGCACAAACTCAAATACATTCAGTGTACCAACAAGCACATTGATCCGCTGGCGCCCTTGGAGGAGTCCCTCAAGCAGAAGGCCCAACTGGAGGCGCGCGGCATTCAGTTTTACACCTTCGGCGTCGCCGGAACTTCCATGAACAAGGAGGAAAACCGCAAACTCTTCCAATTCGCCAAGGCCATGGGGATCAAACTCATCATCGTCGAGCCCCGCGAAGCCGCCCAATGGGACAACCTGGAGGAACTGGTGAAGGAATACGACATCAAGCTGGGAATCCATAACCACGGATTGAATTCCGTCTACGGCCATCCCGACACGGTAAAAAAGATCTTGAACGCCCGCGACGCCCGCATCGGAGTCTGCCTGGACGTGGGCCACGTCACGGGGGCGGGATTCGACGCCGACAAGGTCTTTCGCGAGTACCAAGGACGCGTCTTCGACATCCATCTCAAAGACAAGAAGATCGAGCAGGTCGATGGAAAGCCGACGATTGTGGATGTTCACATAGGCTCCGGCAGCTCGAATTACGCGGGGTTGTTCGAGGAACTGCGCAAAGCGCGCTGGGATGGCGTGCTGGCCATCGAGACAGACAACCCGCTTTACGCCCGCATGCCCGAGGAATACGTGAGCCGGGCGATCGAGTTCGTGAAAAAGCATCATCCTTGA
- a CDS encoding RidA family protein, with protein sequence MSRPASLEFHSSLMIPSVCLALSLLCARAVEAGDVELKRIASRTLSGFSEAVLIESRPLIHTGQFFARDTRGHAVAKGDASRQMEWVADQMLGAVRQAGGEDATVVRVHLVAANLDACRHGMRVLARRWSPGAAPALSMAVGALADPDSLVGLDAIAVPLAKAGPSARQFRAVEGATSVASAAMLPSGPAVFVAGQAEPGSLEVATRKTLASLERTLGHLGLGRTDVVQLKAFMSPMNQAEAVRRLVREYFHPQLAPPLVLVEWLSNLPIEIEIVASAPKQSSTAQSPVEFITPPWMSASPVFSRVAVVHGARRIYTSSLVGESGVEAGRQVESMFDSLRHVLEPWRSDFQHLIKATYFVSLPEVSAKLNELRPRYYDPRRPPSASKAMVPGIGLPGASISMDMIAVVP encoded by the coding sequence ATGTCCCGGCCGGCCTCCCTCGAGTTTCATTCGAGTTTGATGATCCCAAGTGTTTGTCTTGCCTTGAGTTTGCTGTGCGCTCGGGCGGTGGAGGCGGGAGATGTCGAGCTCAAGCGGATTGCTTCGCGGACGCTGTCCGGGTTTTCGGAGGCGGTGTTGATCGAGAGCCGGCCCTTGATTCACACCGGCCAGTTTTTCGCGCGCGACACCCGGGGACACGCGGTGGCCAAGGGCGATGCCTCCCGCCAGATGGAGTGGGTGGCGGATCAAATGCTCGGCGCCGTTCGACAGGCGGGAGGCGAGGATGCCACGGTCGTTCGGGTGCATTTGGTCGCCGCCAACCTGGATGCCTGCCGGCATGGCATGAGAGTTCTGGCAAGGCGTTGGAGTCCCGGAGCCGCGCCCGCCCTGAGCATGGCCGTGGGGGCTTTGGCCGATCCGGATTCGCTGGTGGGGCTCGACGCGATCGCGGTTCCCCTGGCCAAAGCCGGCCCATCCGCTCGGCAATTCCGCGCGGTGGAAGGCGCCACCAGTGTTGCGAGCGCCGCCATGCTGCCCTCCGGCCCTGCGGTGTTCGTGGCAGGCCAGGCCGAACCCGGCTCTCTGGAAGTCGCGACGCGGAAGACCCTGGCCAGTTTGGAGCGCACGCTGGGTCACCTGGGATTGGGACGCACGGACGTCGTCCAACTCAAAGCGTTTATGTCTCCCATGAACCAAGCCGAAGCGGTGAGGCGGTTGGTGAGGGAATATTTTCATCCGCAATTGGCACCGCCCTTGGTCCTGGTCGAATGGCTGAGCAACCTCCCCATTGAAATCGAGATTGTGGCGTCGGCGCCAAAGCAATCCTCAACCGCCCAGTCTCCGGTCGAATTCATCACCCCTCCTTGGATGTCGGCGTCGCCCGTCTTCAGCCGCGTGGCGGTGGTCCATGGGGCCAGGCGGATTTACACCTCGAGTCTCGTGGGGGAATCGGGGGTGGAAGCGGGGCGGCAGGTGGAGTCCATGTTTGATTCACTGCGTCATGTTCTCGAACCTTGGCGAAGCGATTTTCAACATCTGATCAAGGCCACCTACTTCGTCTCGCTGCCCGAGGTCAGTGCCAAGCTCAACGAACTGCGCCCCCGCTATTATGATCCCCGCCGGCCACCGTCGGCTTCCAAAGCCATGGTGCCGGGAATTGGCCTGCCCGGAGCTTCCATTTCGATGGACATGATTGCGGTGGTGCCGTGA